Proteins co-encoded in one uncultured Draconibacterium sp. genomic window:
- a CDS encoding VOC family protein, which produces MRINIVSWVEIPVKQMARAINFYETVFSVGLEKNRSREFDMAWFPYSEGRYGSGAALVLHKEFYQPSSNGVVVYLTSPAGDVNVELERVEDAGGKILQHKNKISDEHGYLAVILDTEGNRVALHSKE; this is translated from the coding sequence ATGCGAATCAACATCGTTAGCTGGGTTGAAATTCCGGTAAAACAAATGGCACGTGCCATAAACTTTTACGAAACAGTTTTTAGCGTTGGATTGGAAAAAAATCGTAGCAGGGAATTCGACATGGCGTGGTTCCCCTATTCCGAAGGTCGTTATGGATCGGGGGCGGCACTGGTTCTCCATAAAGAGTTTTACCAACCTTCATCGAATGGAGTAGTTGTTTACCTGACTTCGCCAGCGGGGGATGTAAACGTAGAACTGGAACGAGTAGAAGATGCCGGTGGAAAAATACTACAACACAAGAATAAGATTTCCGACGAACACGGATACCTCGCGGTTATTCTCGACACCGAAGGAAACAGGGTGGCACTGCACTCAAAGGAATAA
- the budA gene encoding acetolactate decarboxylase, whose protein sequence is MKRLIFQALLLVLLGCSGTKTQELVQISTIDALLQGVYDGNTNLQTLSENGNFGIGTLNGLDGELILLDGNFYQVRDDGKIYQPELSACSPFASVTYFNPEKELQVEALSFIGLKTKINSLMPGSNLFFGIKLSGNFKSVKTRSVPKQQQPYPPLVEVTANQPEFEATNISGTLVGFYCPPYVTGLNVPGYHLHFLSDEKDFGGHLLAFELESGTLHLDQINNFKLKLPEDERFLNTTLDKDLSDDLKQVEGE, encoded by the coding sequence ATGAAAAGATTAATTTTCCAGGCTTTGCTGCTAGTATTGCTGGGATGTAGCGGCACAAAAACACAAGAGCTTGTTCAGATTTCGACAATCGACGCTTTATTACAGGGAGTCTACGATGGAAATACAAACTTGCAAACACTTTCCGAAAACGGCAACTTTGGGATCGGTACGCTTAACGGCCTCGATGGTGAGCTAATTTTACTTGACGGCAATTTCTACCAGGTTCGGGACGATGGGAAAATTTATCAACCCGAATTAAGTGCATGCAGTCCGTTTGCTTCTGTAACTTATTTCAATCCTGAAAAAGAATTACAAGTTGAAGCGCTTTCCTTTATCGGATTAAAAACAAAAATTAACAGCCTGATGCCCGGAAGTAATTTGTTTTTCGGGATAAAACTTAGCGGCAACTTTAAGAGCGTTAAAACACGAAGCGTGCCAAAGCAGCAACAACCTTATCCGCCACTGGTTGAAGTTACGGCTAATCAGCCTGAGTTTGAAGCAACAAATATTTCCGGAACCCTAGTGGGTTTTTATTGTCCACCATATGTTACCGGACTGAATGTGCCGGGCTATCATCTTCATTTTTTGTCTGATGAAAAAGATTTTGGCGGCCATTTGCTGGCTTTTGAGTTAGAGAGTGGCACTCTTCATTTGGATCAAATCAACAATTTCAAACTAAAACTTCCTGAAGATGAACGCTTCCTGAATACCACGCTCGACAAGGATTTAAGTGATGATTTAAAACAGGTTGAGGGGGAGTAG
- a CDS encoding MarC family protein, producing MENLFTYALTVFMSFFAIMNPIANTPIFLGLVEGETEENKKKIARTATITAFIIVISFVVAGKYIFEMFGITIPAFKITGGILIFYVGFEMLMSQKPKMHQNNEESNNNLAISPLAIPILAGPGTIIAAMNSVTNADFIHIGIVIAIFAILILLTYVAFIFSEKIIEKVGPNLISVIGKLMGLILAILGTGMITEGIKLSFNL from the coding sequence ATGGAAAACTTATTTACCTATGCGCTGACCGTATTTATGAGCTTCTTTGCCATTATGAATCCAATTGCAAACACGCCAATTTTTTTGGGACTTGTAGAAGGCGAAACAGAAGAAAATAAAAAGAAAATTGCCCGAACTGCAACAATTACAGCTTTTATTATTGTTATCTCTTTTGTTGTTGCGGGAAAATATATTTTTGAAATGTTTGGAATTACTATTCCTGCATTTAAAATAACAGGTGGCATTCTTATTTTTTATGTGGGGTTTGAAATGCTTATGTCTCAAAAACCCAAAATGCACCAAAATAATGAAGAAAGTAATAACAACCTTGCTATTTCTCCATTGGCAATTCCTATACTGGCGGGGCCCGGAACTATTATTGCCGCAATGAATAGTGTTACCAATGCAGATTTTATACATATTGGAATCGTCATCGCAATTTTTGCGATACTTATTTTACTAACTTATGTAGCCTTTATTTTCAGTGAAAAAATAATAGAAAAAGTGGGGCCAAACTTAATTTCAGTAATAGGTAAATTAATGGGGTTAATCCTTGCTATACTTGGAACTGGAATGATTACTGAAGGAATAAAGCTGTCGTTCAATCTATAG
- a CDS encoding DUF1304 domain-containing protein gives MIVILAQIVTALVAIEHLYILWIEMFAWETAGKKTFKTIPDHLFKPTKGLAANQGLYNGFLSAGLIWSFLISDSNWEVYIRIFFLGCVIVAGIYGAITASGKIFIIQALPAIIALTFVLIVFFSR, from the coding sequence ATGATAGTTATTCTTGCACAAATAGTAACAGCCTTAGTCGCAATAGAGCATTTGTATATTTTATGGATTGAAATGTTTGCATGGGAAACAGCAGGTAAGAAAACATTTAAAACCATTCCCGATCATTTATTTAAACCTACAAAAGGATTAGCAGCTAACCAGGGACTCTATAATGGGTTTTTATCAGCAGGATTAATTTGGTCATTCTTAATTTCGGATAGTAATTGGGAAGTATACATTCGAATATTCTTTTTAGGGTGTGTTATTGTTGCAGGAATATATGGAGCAATAACAGCATCGGGAAAAATATTTATTATCCAGGCTTTACCTGCAATTATTGCATTAACTTTTGTGTTAATTGTATTTTTCTCAAGATAA
- a CDS encoding SDR family oxidoreductase produces MSKTILITGASSGIGKATVKKFQAEGWNVIATMRSPEKENELTSLENVLVTKLDVQDLTSIASAIEEGIDKFRKIDVVLNNAGYGILGTFESVARENISRQFDVNVLGLFDVTRAVLPHFRKNKDGMFINISSVGGKITFPMMQLYHSTKFAVEGFSESLQYELEPIGVKVKIVEPGSIKTDFSGRSMDFQHNEELTEYNEFTSGVLNTFDKLMSSENRNSPELVADVIFNAATDGTNTLRYIAGQDAEQLIDARKAMSDAEFIGMMKTNLNIK; encoded by the coding sequence ATGAGCAAAACAATTTTAATCACGGGAGCATCATCAGGAATAGGAAAAGCAACAGTCAAAAAGTTTCAGGCAGAAGGCTGGAATGTTATTGCTACTATGCGTAGTCCTGAAAAAGAAAATGAATTGACATCTTTAGAAAATGTTTTAGTTACCAAACTCGATGTTCAAGATTTAACAAGTATAGCAAGTGCAATTGAGGAAGGAATTGATAAGTTTAGAAAAATAGATGTCGTTCTGAATAATGCTGGATACGGTATATTGGGTACTTTTGAATCTGTAGCTAGAGAAAATATTTCGAGACAGTTTGATGTAAATGTCCTTGGCCTCTTTGATGTAACAAGGGCTGTATTGCCGCATTTTAGAAAAAATAAAGACGGAATGTTCATCAATATATCGTCGGTTGGTGGTAAAATAACCTTTCCAATGATGCAGCTTTATCATTCTACAAAATTTGCTGTTGAAGGTTTTTCTGAATCTTTGCAATACGAATTAGAACCCATTGGCGTAAAAGTAAAAATAGTAGAACCAGGTAGCATAAAAACAGATTTTTCAGGTCGTTCGATGGATTTTCAGCACAATGAAGAATTAACGGAATATAACGAGTTTACATCAGGGGTTTTGAATACTTTTGACAAACTAATGAGTTCTGAAAACAGGAATAGTCCAGAATTAGTAGCCGATGTAATTTTCAATGCCGCAACCGATGGAACCAATACGCTTAGATATATAGCCGGTCAGGATGCTGAACAATTAATAGACGCTAGAAAAGCGATGAGTGATGCCGAATTCATTGGTATGATGAAAACTAATCTAAACATTAAATAA
- a CDS encoding helix-turn-helix domain-containing protein — protein MEFKKAEKAEVSHGWTLAFHPDLIRKSELGKKIEHYSFFSYSSNEALHLSDEERKTVADIVAKIEKEISNNIDTHSQTLIISNIELLLNYCVRFYDRQFYTRTNLNQDIASQFEQLLKDYYNQEKQLDFGIPTVQYCGEALNMSPKYLSDLLRKETGQSTQDHIHQYVIEKAKNRLLNSNESASEIAYALGFEYPQYFSKIFKKKTAMSPNEFRKNLN, from the coding sequence ATGGAATTTAAAAAAGCCGAAAAAGCCGAAGTTAGCCATGGTTGGACCTTAGCTTTTCATCCGGATTTGATTCGAAAATCAGAATTAGGAAAGAAAATTGAACATTATTCATTCTTTTCATATTCTTCAAACGAAGCCCTGCACTTATCAGACGAAGAACGAAAAACAGTGGCAGATATCGTAGCGAAAATAGAGAAAGAAATTAGTAACAATATTGACACACATAGTCAAACCTTAATAATTTCAAATATAGAGTTGTTGTTGAATTATTGTGTTCGCTTTTATGACAGACAATTTTATACCAGAACAAATTTAAATCAAGATATTGCGAGTCAGTTCGAACAATTGTTAAAAGACTATTACAACCAGGAAAAGCAATTAGATTTTGGAATTCCGACAGTTCAATATTGCGGAGAAGCACTGAATATGTCGCCTAAATATTTAAGCGATTTGCTGCGAAAAGAAACAGGACAAAGCACTCAAGACCATATTCATCAATATGTTATAGAAAAAGCAAAGAACAGACTACTGAATTCCAACGAAAGTGCGAGCGAAATCGCATATGCTTTAGGATTTGAATATCCTCAATATTTTAGTAAAATCTTTAAAAAGAAAACGGCTATGAGCCCAAACGAATTTAGGAAAAACCTGAATTAA
- a CDS encoding Pr6Pr family membrane protein has product MKKFKLIWSYYRIISALAILTTQIILWGDSWSVSSFEPINFFGYWTNQGNILGAIALLIASKYTGKNRNIWIEIVRFVTTVDLIMVTVLYWCFVQGDDVGVRFVWANYMVHLVTGVLVVIDWIIEGPKKTISFSHIWIAIIYPVIWLIITGVRFTIDGWVPYSVLEPSNGVAQIASIVITFLLSSIFFGLIVLLLARLRRLTPSSLFET; this is encoded by the coding sequence ATGAAAAAATTTAAATTAATATGGTCATATTATAGAATAATATCTGCTTTGGCAATATTAACAACACAAATAATTCTGTGGGGCGATTCTTGGTCGGTAAGTTCTTTTGAACCAATTAATTTCTTTGGTTATTGGACGAATCAAGGCAATATTTTAGGAGCTATTGCTCTTCTCATAGCTTCAAAATATACAGGAAAAAACCGGAATATATGGATTGAAATTGTTCGCTTTGTTACTACAGTAGATTTGATTATGGTCACCGTACTTTATTGGTGTTTTGTGCAAGGCGATGATGTGGGTGTACGATTTGTTTGGGCAAACTACATGGTTCATTTGGTTACGGGAGTATTAGTCGTAATTGACTGGATTATAGAAGGGCCGAAAAAAACAATATCCTTCTCGCATATTTGGATCGCTATTATTTATCCTGTTATATGGCTCATAATAACAGGAGTGAGATTCACAATCGATGGTTGGGTCCCATATTCTGTACTTGAACCAAGTAATGGTGTTGCCCAAATTGCTTCTATTGTTATCACGTTCTTACTTTCATCAATATTCTTCGGGTTAATTGTTCTATTGTTGGCTCGATTACGAAGGTTGACTCCGTCTTCCTTGTTTGAGACTTGA
- a CDS encoding toll/interleukin-1 receptor domain-containing protein, producing MSEVKEEKSSKTIKPLVFISHDTRDAELAEAFSNLLKSVSAGVLKSFRTSDKKGTQGIEYGVEWYPEIIKNIQDASDVVCLLTQHSINRPWILFEAGMAKGKLDTSILGVALGIPLKSASTGPFAQFQNCGDDVNSLTKLVFQLVDRIPNSEPDEETIKFQVGKFKEKIKEILAKKTESLPAQVDDDGSKENSSAKLFEEIKVMFQDLPSRIENNIRIDYREQKRRFHPMMIDDLCHMTKNPTVGITMALILFRNTSMPWVYDLGIELMKTLKSRKTKADKEKAIFEFREMIEMSTHHPLMIDMHMGSKEEHMFFREMPRVLIKNIQRIYLD from the coding sequence ATGAGTGAAGTAAAAGAAGAAAAATCAAGTAAGACTATAAAACCTCTTGTTTTTATAAGTCATGACACAAGAGATGCTGAATTAGCAGAAGCATTTAGCAATTTACTCAAAAGTGTAAGTGCGGGTGTATTAAAATCTTTTCGCACTTCTGATAAAAAAGGAACTCAAGGAATTGAATACGGCGTTGAATGGTATCCAGAAATAATTAAAAATATACAAGATGCTTCAGATGTAGTTTGTTTATTGACTCAACATAGTATTAATAGACCTTGGATTCTTTTTGAAGCAGGAATGGCTAAAGGGAAATTAGATACTTCAATTCTTGGCGTTGCATTAGGCATTCCTTTAAAAAGTGCATCAACCGGACCTTTCGCTCAATTTCAAAATTGTGGGGATGATGTAAATTCACTTACGAAATTGGTATTTCAGTTGGTAGATAGAATCCCAAATTCTGAACCTGACGAAGAAACTATTAAGTTTCAAGTTGGAAAATTTAAAGAAAAAATAAAAGAAATATTAGCAAAGAAAACAGAATCTCTACCTGCTCAAGTTGATGATGATGGGAGCAAAGAAAATTCCTCTGCAAAATTATTTGAAGAAATAAAAGTGATGTTTCAAGACTTACCGTCAAGGATTGAAAATAATATTCGAATTGATTACAGAGAACAAAAAAGACGTTTTCACCCTATGATGATTGATGACTTATGTCACATGACTAAAAATCCAACAGTTGGAATTACGATGGCATTAATTTTATTTCGAAATACATCAATGCCATGGGTTTATGATTTGGGAATTGAACTAATGAAAACTCTAAAAAGCAGAAAAACTAAAGCTGATAAAGAAAAAGCGATATTCGAATTTCGCGAAATGATTGAGATGTCAACACATCACCCATTAATGATAGATATGCACATGGGGTCAAAAGAAGAACATATGTTTTTCCGTGAAATGCCAAGAGTACTAATTAAAAATATTCAAAGGATATATTTAGATTAA